A single region of the Nakaseomyces glabratus chromosome D, complete sequence genome encodes:
- the HOB2 gene encoding Hob2p (CAGL0D04510g~Ortholog of S. cerevisiae : YPR117W, C. albicans SC5314 : C4_05590W_A, C. dubliniensis CD36 : Cd36_45200, C. parapsilosis CDC317 : CPAR2_500480 and Candida tenuis NRRL Y-1498 : CANTEDRAFT_120679), translating to MIELISVHNVLQLLHIAFKVLVAEVLLQAFIWLVLSFFNLPIKAFSFGVLLGPAIRNVLVQFKGVKLTVRSITLRASLQPSIIFNSINVTLSDVIDKGDNDTDQNAPAVPRVRIKMNSWQLWLVNILTKFQFYFANVYITLADNHMIKVDLVSASISKVGKDTTNIEFFAHEIEKGDEFTMNHVIYMLSFKTNRAKDDEEKGIVIELYEWNSYLKTTNTVIDYHSYQKKYYRVPKSVAPEVAEDSKLSSTPQSFDDSIIHKIIDMNRHLIKRLRIIDVKIENIDVVFCPSFKISVSSFQFCLKSMNKTEKRSVWELVEFNSSIWEEYEITLSMNSIICESGPDTCLRLPLVNILITTDCMAHYTNGVPFENLKIVTTINVINPSFFTTSEQVLKLLKTFLIKGNTESKNEDTLNSFPIDNFRMDKFPSFTLEYSFSNFTSTIGLSNEEDLNLSLFNVQAIICHSSVVDELSIPEMTLEKVQWSFIKSSSPKKEFSNYIKIVGLSISYLRSSHLADVPPLSIPLCGLERLDTFIEDVFSKNSRVNSTLRHFSLTLDSLKVVDKLSGFMSKINSVMHDNVSNKNENMPDLESHKGTSIKRKRGLAKLINDLNWTLRFRFKDVTISLIVSGFLPKYLDPIDNADLNLTDIDRGIKITFKESLLLIDNDGKRFSLFNATLSRIIDNINKESEVGGIFVLNDFVVYQPKNSNDISIKLPLVHMKFDVSTLWLIFFLKSIWERYSVTMLNASKEKVKKIKKPTMRKTLRIQANEINIHVMLMSGNPIVFAIEDLNFDSLSMMVSLQNFRLLCKSVYITKIPVLVNLMQIRDLSVDLKKLGEHSAVPITTSLIHFQTEYHLRLYIIIDDIITMFKSYKQIHLAFSNILYYRRLYPSRMFAAKIPKINFSVEKFLIDIEEDPFEQELGLIYKVGVSEQRERIRKEVEFDNEVRRLKEMTPEEQEEFLSRVNNYPYRGRMSENYYIQQARMRLLEHFSTSWIVRYRKAKLLHHQAPYHVEEKRYIDTKYYVYSKERVITTANLIIDNLMLNIGPPSFPVENHMDFIHKYGKGVPKSMEYTLLIMMGMNIYSDLFELNLRDYPIPVMSFSQVKTDGDIVFAEKMPIEDSHRSIFVPFVKSASAVPYNIHNSFYGSHIIRTLNSIKIYYNLNSRTEAATPSFLTWGKSLQPAFESLMLWFDYLTKPPLDPSEKLGFWDKFRFIVHGRWVFKFEKDSSFHLHIKGSYDPYKIADDGAGVSFCWSDNTAVKIHDSSDPKNFLVIDSSRFLLAIRDFTEVDKFEKIFMKLHGNVTWKMGLLFEQGNYEKIGEEDREAPSRPHYDVDLVNPISVRNKSTHDSYSGFRSRFIHMSFGVYSYGANAYNNMFIAPNSFALFLRWWNLFHQYTSGPIRQGPLFTELVQNKNKFGKALFTIKYQLHLEPLIISHTLRHMSSEYSSFEGKNVIFTGLKGRVSSLKMDFHQKRIKLAHIYEKLELTNSVWKFRMFEGEMDCCDADVRIIAAEFAQSKIDDILSGMKKSEIIDRESPQKPLSTGNDEWFDLHDYHDVDHVPLDSEPVDFKAEPLLYSPRMSYFRKINEDGFPVSYPFGDEDSHVCLIGRNHPESTQKMLARERKLEIETRLSEIESEFKDFECSKMTESHKYKLKELQSERHELKHSLHIIHNILRDLRLSEEISRIYTNDDLESSIGSGVSSVSSGRNTNNEAALLRTNTIESFVSMRKNSSVNAVSSYDNRFMLHNIHLKINKSITHHLLDYIHNWYERKSMRFFMTYKSICIVEELLKLSLKGTKSRFQEYGSLSEFFKTSNAEFIEQFDRLNREVSNDSYEAIDSFLFRLVSPQVQIRSDCEPNDALILSARDIEVGIIDINQIYGENGKRLPTDVDTIVETRYCVVSKDLQLFALFKNDLIKHGARGFKSHGYGLEENSTFWPPWIPLEMCYDGSLLEKNVVLRRRSMYLTFTAPNSLYFSQRNDQNIVTTCSNIRIAFPGLLVTSTSQQYCSVYAIVQDLLAFASSADEKIEKLSRNLIEDEIRNSLESLDISHITNLQDRVRNMYHVRAYMKLNEPSTYNEFLPLINFEAQVSIIKLTLLMTAIKETYNKLGSNDTSNPQKLVWQISTEDLIWELFDEKKSPFVTIGLGPSKFIRVETSDGNNTNVVSINSLKCFNQQENPIFSELFAPDFQHSHYHKDMPMVEISWVMGNPIGGISDLNDLTVILQPSIFKMDHKTGDHLMSYLFPDVNSANVESDDSLSISLPRKSNSSIVSPAPAISYYGMSSILSAPRDSGSWDVSSIKALSASGSGRSPSPEDDKIDRQFLNINEMVQRSGEYFTVRNIKIKHTYMSVSYKGSRAIFTDVNKLKIKVPTLRYHNKIWSRDELFDAIKKDVVRIVIQHLGSIIGNKFLPHKKEDKKSIKKKYTEMLKSDEALNPELAGTISNRRTLTSSSSKTTTDDNIDSILFEGDSSPIAFYPGPSSNKQ from the coding sequence ATGATAGAGTTAATTTCAGTACACAATGTATTGCAGTTGTTGCATATAGCATTCAAAGTGCTGGTAGCAGAAGTACTGCTTCAGGCATTTATTTGGTTAGTACTCAGCTTTTTCAACCTTCCCATTAAAGCATTTTCGTTTGGTGTACTCTTGGGACCCGCTATTAGAAATGTGCTAGTTCAATTCAAGGGAGTGAAGCTAACGGTGCGATCAATAACACTAAGAGCCAGTTTGCAGCCCTCgattattttcaattctatTAATGTGACGCTCTCTGATGTAATTGACAAAGGTGATAACGATACGGATCAAAATGCTCCTGCAGTACCGAGAGTTAGAATTAAAATGAATAGCTGGCAACTTTGGCTTGTCAACATCTTGACAAAATTCCAGTTTTATTTTGCAAATGTCTACATTACACTTGCGGATAATCACATGATAAAAGTGGATCTGGTATCTGCTTCTATCTCAAAAGTTGGTAAAGATACCACTAATATAGAGTTTTTTGCTCATGAGATCGAGAAAGGGGACGAGTTCACGATGAATCATGTAATATACATGTTGTCATTTAAGACAAATCGCgcaaaagatgatgaagagaaAGGGATCGTTATTGAACTGTATGAATGGAATTCCTATCTGAAGACAACGAACACGGTTATTGATTACCACAGCTACCAGAAAAAATACTATAGAGTTCCGAAAAGTGTAGCCCCGGAAGTGGCAGAGGATTCTAAGCTTTCCTCAACCCCACAAAGTTTTGATGATTCTATTATTCATAAGATCATTGATATGAATAGACATTTAATAAAGAGATTGCGAATTATTGATGTTAAAATAGAGAACATAGATGTTGTTTTTTGTCCTTCCTTTAAAATATCAGTGTCAAgttttcagttttgttTAAAATCTATGaataaaacagaaaaacGATCTGTTTGGGAGTTGGTAGAATTTAATAGCAGTATTTGGGAAGAGTACGAAATAACATTATCAATGAATTCAATAATTTGTGAGTCAGGTCCAGATACATGCCTCAGATTACCACttgtaaatatattgataacGACCGACTGTATGGCACATTACACAAATGGGGTTccatttgaaaatttgaaaattgtTACAACTATCAACGTCATTAATCCTTCATTTTTTACTACTTCTGAGCAAGTATTGAAGTTGCTGAAAACATTCTTAATCAAGGGTAACACAGAATCGAAAAACGAAGATACATTGAACAGTTTCCCCATCGATAATTTCAGAATGGATAAGTTTCCATCATTTACATTGGAGTACTCGTTCTCGAACTTTACGTCAACTATTGGCCTTTCTAATGAGGAGGATTTGAACTTGTCTTTGTTCAATGTGCAGGCTATTATATGTCATTCCAGTGTTGTAGATGAGCTAAGTATTCCTGAAATGACGTTGGAAAAGGTACAATGGTCGTTTATAAAGAGTTCATCTCccaaaaaagaatttaGCAACTATATTAAAATTGTGGGTTTAAGTATATCTTACTTGAGGTCATCGCACTTAGCTGATGTTCCGCCATTGTCTATTCCACTATGTGGCCTAGAGCGCCTAGATACGTTTATTGAGGATgtcttttcaaagaattcACGTGTAAATTCCACTTTGAGGCATTTCTCTCTTACGTTGGATAGCCTAAAAGTTGTTGATAAACTTAGTGGCTTTATGAGCAAAATCAATTCTGTGATGCATGACAATGTaagtaataaaaatgaaaatatgcCAGATCTTGAGAGTCATAAGGGTACGtcaataaaaagaaagagaggGTTAGCTAAGTTAATTAATGATCTCAATTGGACATTAAGATTTCGTTTCAAAGATGTGACAATATCGTTGATCGTTTCCGGTTTTCTTCCCAAATATTTGGACCCAATTGACAATGCTGACTTGAACTTAACAGATATTGACAGAGGTATTAAAATTACTTTCAAAGAGTCATTACTTTTGATTGATAATGATGGTAAAAGATTCAGTTTATTCAACGCCACATTGTCTAGAATTATCGACAATATCAATAAAGAATCTGAAGTAGGTGGCATTTTTGTGCTAAACGACTTTGTAGTTTATCAGCCGAAAAATTCTAAtgatatttcaataaagCTACCGCTGGTTCATATGAAATTTGATGTGTCTACACTTTGGCTGATATTTTTTCTAAAATCAATTTGGGAGCGCTACAGTGTAACAATGTTGAATGCATCAAAAGAGAAAGTTAAGAAAATTAAGAAGCCTACTATGAGAAAAACGCTCCGCATACAAGCtaatgaaattaatataCATGTCATGTTAATGAGTGGAAACCCAATTGTGTTTGCAATTGAGGACCTAAACTTTGACTCATTGTCCATGATGGTCAGCcttcaaaatttcagatTATTATGCAAGTCTGTATATATTACAAAGATACCAGTGCTAGTAAATTTAATGCAAATTAGAGACCTATCTGTTGATCTGAAAAAGCTGGGAGAACATTCAGCAGTACCAATAACCACTTCCTTAATTCATTTCCAAACAGAGTATCACCTTAGATTGTACATTAtcattgatgatattatcaCAATGTTTAAATCTTATAAACAAATTCATTTGGCATTTAGTAACATACTGTATTATAGGAGACTATATCCATCCAGAATGTTTGCTGCAAAAATTCCAAAGATAAACTTCAGTGTAGAGAAGTTTTTGATAGACATAGAAGAAGATCCCTTTGAGCAGGAATTGGGCTTGATTTATAAAGTAGGTGTCTCCGAGCAACGAGAAAGAATAAGGAAAGAGGTGGAGTTTGACAATGAAGTTCGAAGattgaaagaaatgacACCGGAGGAGCAAGAGGAGTTCTTGTCAAGAGTAAATAATTATCCATATCGTGGCCGGATGAGTGAAAACTATTACATTCAGCAAGCAAGAATGAGATTATTGGAGcatttttcaacttcatgGATTGTTAGATATCGGAAGGCAAAACTTCTACATCATCAAGCACCTTATCATGTTGAAGAGAAACGTTATATTGATACCAAGTACTATGTCTATAGTAAGGAAAGGGTTATTACAACAGCAAATTTAATAATTGACAATCTAATGCTGAATATTGGTCCACCATCATTCCCGGTTGAGAATCATATGGACTTCATTCATAAATATGGTAAAGGAGTACCGAAATCAATGGAGTACACtcttttgataatgatgGGAATGAATATCTATAGCGATCTGTTTGAGTTAAATCTCAGGGATTATCCTATACCAGTGATGTCCTTCTCACAGGTGAAGACTGATGGTGATATTGTTTTTGCTGAGAAAATGCCTATAGAAGATTCCCATAGAAGTATTTTTGTGCCATTCGTTAAATCAGCAAGTGCAGTACCATATAACATTCATAATAGTTTTTATGGATCACATATTATTAGGACTTTGAACTCCATTAAGATTTACTATAACTTGAACTCTAGGACAGAAGCTGCTACTCCATCTTTCTTAACATGGGGTAAATCTTTGCAACCTGCATTTGAGTCTCTAATGCTGTGGTTTGATTATCTAACTAAACCTCCACTTGATCCATCTGAGAAACTTGGTTTTTGGGATAAATTCAGGTTTATAGTCCATGGGAGATGGGTctttaaatttgaaaaagatagCTCTTTTCATCTCCATATTAAAGGATCTTACGATCCATATAAGATTGCTGATGATGGTGCAGGTGTCTCGTTCTGTTGGTCTGATAATACAGCCGTAAAAATCCATGATTCTTCTGATCCAAAGAACTTTTTGGTGATTGATTCATCTCGATTTTTGCTAGCTATTCGTGATTTTACAGAGGTTgacaaatttgaaaaaatattcatgaAACTACACGGAAATGTTACATGGAAAATGGGACTCTTGTTTGAACAGGGTAACTATGAAAAAATCGGAGAAGAAGACAGAGAAGCGCCTTCGAGACCTCATTATGACGTCGATCTGGTTAATCCGATATCTGTGCGTAATAAGTCAACACATGATTCGTACTCTGGCTTTAGGAGCAGATTCATTCATATGTCATTTGGGGTCTATTCTTACGGAGCGAATGCCTATAATAATATGTTTATTGCACCAAATTCATTTGCATTATTTTTGAGATGGTGGAATTTATTCCATCAATACACATCTGGGCCTATTAGGCAAGGACCTTTGTTTACCGAGCTTGTACAAAATAAGAACAAGTTTGGTAAGGCTCTATTTACAATCAAATATCAGTTGCATTTGGAACCTTTGATCATCTCACACACATTACGTCATATGAGTTCAGAGTATAGTAGTTTTGAGGGTAAAAACGTGATATTTACCGGCCTAAAAGGCAGAGTAAGTTCTTTGAAAATGGATTTCCATCAAAAAAGGATAAAATTGGCTCACATATATGAGAAGTTAGAATTGACAAATTCTGTATGGAAGTTTAGAATGTTTGAAGGAGAAATGGATTGTTGTGATGCCGACGTAAGGATTATAGCTGCTGAATTTGCACAAAGTAAAATAGATGATATATTATCGGGTATGAAGAAGTCCGAAATAATTGACAGGGAATCTCCTCAAAAGCCACTTTCCACTGGTAATGATGAATGGTTTGATCTTCATGACTACCATGATGTTGATCATGTGCCATTGGATTCAGAGCCTGTGGATTTCAAGGCAGAGCCGCTGTTGTACTCTCCTCGTATGTCATATTTtagaaaaattaatgaagaTGGCTTTCCTGTGTCATACCCATTTGGTGACGAGGATTCGCATGTATGTTTAATAGGTAGAAACCACCCAGAATCTACTCAGAAAATGCTTGCCAGAGAGCGAAAGCTGGAAATTGAAACTCGTTTATCTGAAATAGAATCCGAATTCAAAGATTTTGAATGTTCTAAAATGACCGAGTCccataaatataaattgaAGGAACTCCAAAGTGAAAGACATGAGCTAAAGCACAGTTTGCACATAATACACAATATTTTACGGGACTTGAGACTTTCAGAGGAGATTTCGCGGATATATACTAATGATGATTTGGAGAGCTCGATTGGCTCTGGTGTCTCATCTGTCAGCAGCGGTAGAAACACTAATAATGAAGCTGCGTTGTTGAGAACAAATACTATTGaatcttttgtttcaatgCGCAAAAACTCATCTGTGAATGCAGTTTCTTCATATGATAACCGGTTCATGTTACATAACATTCACTTGAAAATCAACAAGTCAATTACTCATCATCTTTTGGACTATATTCATAACTGGTACGAAAGGAAATCGATGAGATTTTTTATGACTTATAAATCTATTTGTATTGTAGAAGAACTGTTGAAACTATCTTTAAAAGGTACAAAATCAagatttcaagaatatgGCTCACTCTCTGAATTCTTTAAAACATCCAATGCAGAATTCATTGAGCAATTTGATAGATTGAATCGTGAAGTTTCCAATGATAGTTATGAAGCTATTGATAGCTTTTTGTTTCGATTGGTATCACCCCAGGTTCAGATACGTTCTGACTGTGAACCTAACGATGCTTTAATTTTATCTGCCAGGGATATCGAAGTTGgtattattgatatcaaTCAAATCTATGGTGAGAATGGAAAAAGATTGCCTACAGATGTTGACACTATTGTCGAAACGAGATATTGTGTTGTTTCTAAAGACTTACAACTTTTTGCCTTATTTAAGAATGATCTCATTAAACATGGAGCTCGTGGCTTTAAAAGTCATGGGTATGGACTAGAAGAGAATTCAACTTTTTGGCCACCCTGGATCCCATTGGAAATGTGTTATGATGGGTCTCTATTAGAAAAGAATGTTGTGTTGCGCAGAAGATCTATGTATCTGACATTCACAGCACCTAATAGCTTATATTTCAGTCAAAGGAATGaccaaaatattgttaCAACCTGTTCAAATATAAGAATTGCATTCCCTGGTCTTTTAGTTACATCTACATCGCAGCAATATTGTTCAGTTTATGCAATTGTTCAAGACCTGCTAGCATTTGCATCAAGTGCTGACgaaaaaattgagaaaCTATCGAGAAACTTaattgaagatgaaattagAAATAGTCTAGAAAGCTTAGATATTTCTCATATAACGAATCTCCAAGACAGAGTTAGAAACATGTACCATGTGCGTGCGTATATGAAGCTCAATGAGCCCTCAACTTATAATGAGTTTTTGCCTCTGATTAACTTTGAAGCTCAGGTTAGCATCATTAAGTTAACTTTACTAATGACTGCTATAAAAGAAACGTACAATAAACTGGGTAGTAATGATACTTCCAACCCTCAAAAGCTTGTATGGCAAATTAGTACAGAAGATCTAATTTGGGAGCTCTTCGACGAAAAGAAATCACCCTTTGTAACAATTGGTTTGGGACCATCAAAGTTTATAAGAGTTGAAACATCAGATGGGAATAACACAAATGTTGTTTCAATCAATAGTTTGAAATGCTTTAATCAACAGGAAAATCCAATATTTTCAGAGCTTTTTGCTCCAGATTTTCAGCATTCGCATTATCATAAAGATATGCCAATGGTAGAGATATCATGGGTGATGGGAAATCCTATTGGTGGTATCAGCGACCTGAATGACCTAACGGTTATTTTGCAGCCTagtattttcaaaatggaTCACAAGACCGGGGATCATTTGATGAGTTATCTATTTCCTGATGTGAATTCAGCTAATGTTGAATCGGATGACTCACTCTCGATTAGTTTGCCTAGGAAGTCTAATTCATCTATTGTTTCTCCTGCTCCTGCGATCTCGTATTATGGAATGAGTTCCATCCTTAGTGCACCGAGAGATTCAGGATCATGGGATGTTAGCAGTATTAAAGCTTTATCTGCATCTGGTTCAGGTAGAAGCCCTTCCCCGGAAGATGATAAAATTGATAgacaatttttgaatataaaCGAGATGGTACAAAGATCTGGTGAGTATTTTACTGTGCGTAACATAAAGATAAAGCATACTTACATGTCTGTATCATACAAAGGATCGCGTGCAATATTCACTGATGTCAATAAGCTTAAAATTAAGGTGCCGACCTTGAGGTACCATAATAAGATATGGTCAAGAGATGAATTATTCGATGCCATCAAAAAAGATGTTGTTCGTATTGTTATTCAACATTTAGGAAGTATCATTGGCAATAAATTCCTGCCCCATAAAAAGgaagacaaaaaaagtattaaaaaaaaatacactGAAATGCTAAAGTCCGATGAAGCTCTGAATCCTGAATTGGCTGGAACAATTAGCAATAGAAGAACGTTGACAAGTTCCTCCAGCAAAACCACAACTGACGATAATATTGACTCAATTTTGTTCGAGGGTGACTCGAGCCCTATTGCTTTCTACCCTGGCCCTTCGTCGAATAAGCAGTAA
- the PSF1 gene encoding DNA replication protein PSF1 (CAGL0D04466g~Ortholog(s) have role in DNA strand elongation involved in mitotic DNA replication, double-strand break repair via break-induced replication, mitotic DNA replication initiation), with protein MYGDLANKLILEAKRTQQLNQRRVNEDLQSGGGVNLLSRLPIYHDELVRNILNEVDQLRRNAEFLRNNGNAEEFAHLDEKIVKCQYFVTLLCMERNKRCLLAYQKLRTDILDNIAWCNNGTGIELYSGSNEDETNSLSHYEQEYLKEYGELITELKSESMADIDLSGSLEPPSDVFIDVRVLKDAGEIQTEYGVFNLIKDSQFFVRQSDVERLIQQGYLQKI; from the coding sequence ATGTATGGTGACTTGGCGAATAAACTTATACTGGAGGCTAAGAGAACACAGCAGCTGAACCAACGGCGAGTTAATGAGGATTTACAGAGCGGTGGTGGTGTGAACTTATTGAGCAGGCTGCCTATATATCATGACGAGTTAGTGcgaaatatattgaatgaAGTTGACCAGCTTCGAAGGAACGCTGAGTTCTTGAGAAACAATGGCAACGCAGAGGAGTTTGCTCATCTGGATGAGAAGATTGTGAAGTGCCAGTACTTCGTCACATTGCTGTGTATGGAGAGGAATAAAAGATGCCTTTTGGCGTACCAAAAATTGCGGACAGATATTCTGGATAATATAGCCTGGTGCAATAACGGTACAGGTATAGAGCTTTACTCAGGATCCAATGAAGACGAGACGAATTCTCTTTCGCACTATGAACAAGAGTACTTGAAGGAGTATGGTGAGTTGATTACAGAACTAAAGAGTGAGAGTATGGCCGATATTGATTTGTCAGGCAGTTTGGAACCACCTAGCGATGTATTTATAGATGTGCGTGTGTTGAAAGACGCAGGTGAGATACAAACGGAATACGGTGTGTTCAACCTGATCAAGGACTCACAATTCTTTGTACGCCAGTCAGATGTTGAGAGACTTATCCAACAAGGGTATCTTCAAAAGATTTaa
- the RRG8 gene encoding Rrg8p (CAGL0D04488g~Ortholog(s) have role in mitochondrial genome maintenance and mitochondrion localization) — protein MPRLERNVYKGLITSLSRKKPSNSLAVKESPLLTKFERWSGKRMKLFFESEDSFEHYGLRDLKLPHNMLANKLASPIRAERNTRYRIPKEFLIKLNLYKDATNNVLQLKANFNGVTGLGTTYIHNNKKCLEMKFCDISRWSSRQPLKVPPLPIVADKSALLKDYENQLIRELNECFSKLKTTSKHDHNTVKLYVSTENNLLMDVDTQGSLCINLQSITDKLPHTMLETVTNAPIHISAYSNMDFLTTLHRLLGYYRHRNR, from the coding sequence ATGCCAAGATTGGAACGGAATGTATATAAAGGACTCATCACTTCGTTGTCAAGGAAGAAGCCAAGCAATAGCCTTGCAGTGAAGGAATCGCCATTGCTTACAAAATTCGAGCGATGGTCTGGCAAAAGGATGAAACTATTTTTTGAAAGCGAGGACAGCTTTGAACATTATGGATTGCGAGATCTAAAGCTGCCACACAACATGCTAGCAAATAAACTAGCTTCACCCATCCGAGCTGAGCGTAACACTCGCTATAGAATACCGAAGGAGTTTCTTATCAAACTGAACTTATATAAAGACGCAACTAACAATGTCTTACAACTGAAGGCAAATTTCAATGGTGTTACAGGTCTAGGGACTACTTACATTCACAATAATAAGAAGTGCTTGGAGATGAAGTTCTGTGATATCAGCAGATGGTCTTCAAGGCAGCCATTAAAGGTACCACCACTTCCGATCGTGGCAGACAAGTCAGCTCTGCTTAAAGATTACGAGAACCAACTTATTCGAGAATTAAATGAATGCTTCTCTAAATTGAAAACGACTTCGAAGCACGATCACAATACTGTGAAGTTATACGTGAGCACAGAGAATAACCTACTGATGGATGTCGATACCCAAGGAAGTTTATGCATAAACTTACAATCAATCACAGATAAACTGCCACACACCATGCTGGAAACAGTCACAAACGCACCAATCCATATCTCAGCATATAGTAACATGGACTTTCTAACCACTCTACATAGATTACTCGGATACTATCGGCACAGGAATCGGTAG
- the MRI1 gene encoding S-methyl-5-thioribose-1-phosphate isomerase MRI1 (CAGL0D04576g~Ortholog(s) have S-methyl-5-thioribose-1-phosphate isomerase activity, role in L-methionine salvage from methylthioadenosine and cytosol, nucleus localization), which yields MNALRAIDFKRDDPNNVSVSVLDQLLLPYTTKYIPIYTIDDGFTVIKKMQVRGAPAIAIVGALSVLMESQLLLSEGFCKTQYYYNLNDWENIRSKIDERLAFLLSSRPTAINLSNALDEIKIVLDSASDLQTFKNNLFDYVCKLIDDDFANNKRMGDNGAEFLLNLLKKENFNEDFAVFTICNTGSLATSGYGTALGVIRSLWNDSKSKTQEGNPNKKVKLTESSPKMVQVFPLETRPYNQGSRLTAYELVHDDIPATLIPDSSIAYKIMTSKIPIKAAFVGADRIVRNGDTANKIGTLQLAIICKQFGIKFFVVAPRTTIDKVTEEGKDIIVEERNANEFKIVTGSAVDMQTNKPILDEKNEPITAKVGIAPENINVWNPAFDITSFEYIDGIVTEVGVFTKNENGNFDLSALH from the coding sequence ATGAATGCACTAAGAGcaattgatttcaaaagaGATGACCCCAACAATGTTTCAGTGAGTGTGCTGGATCAGTTATTGCTACCTTACACAACCAAATACATCCCAATATACACAATCGATGACGGTTTTACAGTGATCAAGAAGATGCAAGTCAGAGGTGCTCCTGCTATTGCTATAGTCGGTGCCTTGTCTGTTCTTATGGAGTCCCAATTGCTTCTTTCTGAAGGATTCTGCAAGACGCAATATTACTACAACTTGAATGATTGGGAAAACATCAGATCAAAGATTGATGAAAGATTGGCCTTTCTTCTAAGTAGCAGACCAACTGCAATTAACCTATCCAATGCATTGGATGAGATTAAGATTGTTCTTGATTCTGCTTCCGATCTACAGACATTTAAGAACAATCTTTTTGATTATGTCTGCAAACTTATCGATGATGATTTTGCTAACAATAAGCGAATGGGTGATAATGGTGCCGAATTTCtattgaatttattgaagaaggagaaTTTCAATGAGGATTTTGCTGTATTTACCATCTGTAACACCGGCTCTCTTGCCACCTCTGGTTATGGTACCGCACTTGGTGTCATCAGGTCTTTGTGGAATGATTCTAAAAGCAAAACCCAAGAGGGAAATCCTAATAAGAAGGTCAAACTTACCGAAAGTTCACCCAAAATGGTACAAGTTTTCCCTCTTGAAACTAGACCATATAACCAAGGATCAAGATTAACGGCCTACGAACTAGTTCACGACGATATCCCCGCTACACTTATACCAGATAGCTCAATTGCATACAAAATTATGACCAGTAAGATACCAATCAAAGCTGCATTTGTAGGTGCCGATAGAATTGTAAGAAATGGTGATACCGCCAATAAAATTGGTACTCTCCAACTGGCTATTATTTGTAAGCAGTTTGGCATTAAATTCTTTGTGGTAGCTCCAAGAACCACAATTGACAAGGTTACAGAAGAAGGTAAGGatattattgttgaagaaagaaatgcAAATGAGTTCAAGATAGTCACGGGTTCCGCTGTTGACATGCAGACAAACAAACCAATTCTTGATGAGAAGAACGAACCTATAACTGCCAAAGTTGGAATTGCTCcagaaaatattaatgtATGGAATCCTGCCTTCGACATTACCTCTTTTGAATACATTGACGGTATTGTCACCGAAGTTGGTGTCTTTACAAAGAATGAAAATGGAAATTTTGACTTATCAGCATTACACTGA